The Polyangium aurulentum genomic interval GGGAAGCAGTCGCCGAGGAGCTCGCGGAGGTCGACGCGCCGGACGAGTCGGCCGCGGACGAAGGCGACGACGGCGCCGGCGATGCGCTCGACGTCCCGACGATCGGCGAGCCCGTCGATCCGATCCCCTGGACCAACGCTCTCCCCGGCTCGGAGCGCTTGCAGCAGGTGACGGCTCCGGATCCGGTCCCGTGGCAGCCGAACACGGCTGGCTGCTCGGATCCTGATCGCTAGCCTTCGTCGCCAGCCGCGTCGGGGCGCGATAGGCTCTCGTCGTGCCCATCGGGATCGACCTCCGCACCCGCACGACCCTCGTCTGCGGTGCGCTCGCGCTGGTCATCGCGGTCTCCATCCTGCTCCGCGGCCGTGTGCGCACCGTGCACCTGCTCTTCGCGGCGTTCGCGGGTGACATCGGGCTCTGGTATCTGTCGCAGTCCTTCTTCGGCTTCTTCCAGGCCACGATCTGGGAGCGCTTCACGGCCATCCTCGCGATCCTGCTGCCGCAGTTCGCGCTGCACCTGTTCGAGGCGATGATCCCGCACGAGGGGGAGCGCCGATCGCGCCTGACGCGCGGCGCGGGGGCGCTCGCCGTCCCGATGGTCCTGCTCGTCCTGTCGCCGTGGCAGGGCTTCTGGCTCGTGCGCGGGGCGATCTTCCTCTACGTCTTCGCGTTCCTCACGGCGGGCCTCTACGTGCTCGGCCAGCGCGGCAAGCGCAGCGGGTCGCGCGCCACGCAGCGCCGGGTGCGCTTCCTCGTCGTGATCGGCGCCCTCGCCGGGCTCGCGAGCGTCGCCGACTTCGCGTGGTTTCTCGGAACGAACCCGCCGCCGGTCGGGGCGGCGATCTCGGTCGTCTTCCTGTTCCTGCTCGCGCAGGCGCTCCGTCACGAGCGGCTGCTCGACGTCTACGAGATGCTCGCGCGCCTGATGATCGCGACGGCGGTGGCCTTCCTGATCGCGGGCATCTTCTACGTGCTCATCACGTTCATCGGCGGCTTCAACACGATGTACTTGAACGCCGTGCTCGCCGCGATCGTGATCCTGGTCCTCTTCGACCCCTTGCGCGAGCGCGTGGCCGAGCAGGCGCAGAGGCTCTTCTTCCGCGACAGGTTCGATCTCGAGCGCTCGGTGGCCGACGCGCGGCGCAGGCTCGTGCACGTGCTCGAGCTGGACGACCTCGGCACGATCGTGATGACCGCGCTCGAGCAGTCGCGGCGGGTGACGGCGGCGGCGCTCTACCTGCGGGATCAGGACGGCACGGCGTTCGACAGGCTCGCGAGCCTCGGCCCCGGGGTGCCGCAGCGGATCGAGTGGGCGACCGCGAGCGCGCTGCTCGACAGGCTCGAGCGTGGGCCGCTGGCGATCGAGGAGGTCAAGCGCGACGTGCGCGAGCGCAAGGCGCGGGGTGAGCGCACCGAGGGCAGCGACCGCGTGCTCAACGCCGCGGCCGTGCTCGGGAGCCTGCGCGACGGCGTGGTGCTGCAGGTCCGCACCGAGGGCGACGATCTGGTCGGGCTCCTCGTGGTGGTCGACAACCGCGTGCGCGACGCGTTCTTGCCGGAGGAGATCACGCTGCTCGACGCGATCGCGGCGCAGGTGGGCGTGGTGATCGCGAACTCGCGCGTCTACCAGCAGATGAAGGAGCGCGACAGGCTCGCGGTGCTCGGGCAGATGGCGGCGGGGCTCGCGCACGAGATCCGGAATCCGCTCGGCGCGATCAAGGGTGCGGCGCAGCTCCTCGCCGAGCCTGCGCCCGAGGCGCGGGAGCCGGATCCGCAGTCGCGCGAGTTCATCAGCATCATCCTCGAGGAGGTCGAGCGGCTCGATCGCGTGGTCGGCTCCGTGCTCGATCTCGCCCGCGCAAACCAGGGCGCGCAGGTGCCGACGGACGTGAACGCGATCATCCGTCGCACGCTCCACGTGCTGTCGACGGAGCGATCGAACGAGGATCTGACCGTGGAGGTGAACCTCGACGGGAACCTGCCGCGCGCGGCGATCGATCCGGAGAAGCTGCGGCAGGTGTTGATGAACCTCTACCGCAACGCGGCGCAGGCGATGAAGGGGC includes:
- a CDS encoding sensor histidine kinase, with product MPIGIDLRTRTTLVCGALALVIAVSILLRGRVRTVHLLFAAFAGDIGLWYLSQSFFGFFQATIWERFTAILAILLPQFALHLFEAMIPHEGERRSRLTRGAGALAVPMVLLVLSPWQGFWLVRGAIFLYVFAFLTAGLYVLGQRGKRSGSRATQRRVRFLVVIGALAGLASVADFAWFLGTNPPPVGAAISVVFLFLLAQALRHERLLDVYEMLARLMIATAVAFLIAGIFYVLITFIGGFNTMYLNAVLAAIVILVLFDPLRERVAEQAQRLFFRDRFDLERSVADARRRLVHVLELDDLGTIVMTALEQSRRVTAAALYLRDQDGTAFDRLASLGPGVPQRIEWATASALLDRLERGPLAIEEVKRDVRERKARGERTEGSDRVLNAAAVLGSLRDGVVLQVRTEGDDLVGLLVVVDNRVRDAFLPEEITLLDAIAAQVGVVIANSRVYQQMKERDRLAVLGQMAAGLAHEIRNPLGAIKGAAQLLAEPAPEAREPDPQSREFISIILEEVERLDRVVGSVLDLARANQGAQVPTDVNAIIRRTLHVLSTERSNEDLTVEVNLDGNLPRAAIDPEKLRQVLMNLYRNAAQAMKGRGKITVSTRVRFGRGTTRSGTGSVEEPFVELTVADNGPGISQKVLENIFLPFFTTKEKGTGLGLAISQRIVQGAGGRIEVRSYEGKGSTFAVILPAAMEALGTPGSGREADGVASSKPAQA